The proteins below come from a single Halobacillus salinarum genomic window:
- a CDS encoding YgjP-like metallopeptidase domain-containing protein: MPIIEQDDTIINYQLSRRTNINFTKIYVDDLNGVHVTAAANKDQVKVEAFLRKKASWIQEKWRETHPDLYEIDTITEDENRKIAYLGRHYQLVKKENALELSFQFQKGKFLFLYPKTMSRDERTYELKRLLHKWLFEKAEEKLPAEVEQDQTRLGKKEEDSIHLNWRVVQRNKSSIASIIEDLKKEKVC; encoded by the coding sequence ATGCCAATCATTGAGCAGGACGACACAATTATTAATTATCAACTCTCCAGAAGAACCAACATTAATTTTACAAAGATTTATGTAGATGATTTAAACGGCGTTCACGTAACAGCTGCTGCAAATAAGGATCAAGTTAAGGTAGAAGCCTTCTTACGAAAAAAAGCTTCCTGGATCCAGGAGAAGTGGAGGGAGACTCATCCTGATCTCTATGAGATTGACACGATAACGGAGGATGAGAACAGAAAAATTGCCTATTTAGGCCGTCATTACCAGTTGGTAAAGAAAGAAAATGCTCTTGAGCTGAGCTTTCAGTTTCAGAAAGGAAAGTTTCTCTTCCTGTATCCGAAAACTATGAGCAGGGATGAGCGGACTTATGAATTAAAAAGGCTTCTCCACAAGTGGCTGTTCGAAAAAGCTGAAGAAAAGCTTCCGGCGGAGGTTGAACAGGATCAAACACGTTTAGGTAAAAAAGAAGAAGACAGTATTCATCTCAATTGGAGAGTCGTTCAAAGAAATAAATCTTCGATCGCTTCAATTATTGAAGACTTAAAGAAAGAAAAAGTTTGTTAA
- a CDS encoding Nramp family divalent metal transporter, which translates to MDKSMTTTQTGNELLGNEKTLHSKSFEQALGKKKGLKRLLPFLGPAFIAAVAYIDPGNFATNIQAGSKFGYMLLWVIFASNLMAILIQSLSAKLGIATGQNLPEVARDHFPKWASIGLWIQGELIVMATDLAEFIGAALGLYLIFGIPMLPSALITAAASFLILELQRKGVRPLEAVITGMVFIVVIAFGVQVFFSQPEAAPLMKGLFVPKFDGVSSVLLAAGILGATVMPHAIYLHSALTQRRIVGETEQEKVKIFKFEFVDILIAMIIAGLINASMLVVASALFNTNGIVIADLDVAFHNFEVLLSPGAAILFGVGLLSAGLSSSSVGTMSGDVIMQGYIRRRIPIYLRRFITMLPPLAIIISGVNPTYALVMSQVILSFGIAFALIPLIMFTSRKKLMGQLVNRKGTTVISWLIAILIIILNLFLLYQTFFG; encoded by the coding sequence GTGGATAAATCAATGACAACTACTCAGACGGGAAACGAACTATTAGGTAATGAAAAAACCCTTCATTCGAAGAGTTTTGAACAAGCCTTAGGAAAGAAAAAAGGTCTTAAACGATTGCTTCCATTCCTTGGCCCTGCATTTATAGCAGCGGTGGCCTATATAGATCCGGGAAACTTTGCGACAAATATTCAAGCAGGATCCAAATTTGGCTATATGCTGCTCTGGGTCATTTTTGCCTCGAATCTAATGGCCATACTCATTCAATCACTGTCGGCAAAGCTTGGAATTGCAACTGGACAGAATCTTCCTGAAGTAGCAAGGGACCATTTTCCTAAATGGGCGTCCATCGGTTTGTGGATTCAGGGAGAATTAATTGTTATGGCCACAGATTTAGCAGAATTTATCGGTGCTGCATTAGGTTTATATTTAATTTTTGGAATTCCTATGCTCCCGTCAGCACTGATTACTGCTGCTGCTTCTTTCTTAATATTGGAATTACAGCGTAAAGGTGTCCGTCCTTTGGAAGCAGTGATTACCGGAATGGTATTTATTGTAGTGATCGCCTTCGGAGTTCAAGTGTTTTTTTCACAGCCAGAAGCAGCTCCTTTAATGAAAGGACTGTTTGTTCCTAAGTTCGACGGAGTAAGCAGTGTCCTTTTAGCGGCAGGGATTTTGGGGGCGACTGTTATGCCTCACGCGATCTACTTGCATTCGGCACTAACACAGAGAAGAATCGTCGGAGAAACAGAACAGGAAAAGGTGAAAATCTTTAAGTTTGAGTTTGTGGACATTCTTATTGCTATGATTATTGCAGGCTTGATTAACGCAAGCATGCTGGTAGTTGCCAGTGCACTGTTTAATACGAATGGGATCGTAATTGCTGATTTAGATGTGGCCTTTCACAATTTCGAGGTCCTATTAAGCCCAGGGGCAGCCATTCTTTTTGGCGTAGGTCTATTATCAGCGGGCTTATCCAGTTCTTCGGTGGGGACGATGTCTGGTGATGTGATCATGCAAGGGTATATAAGAAGAAGGATTCCTATTTATTTACGGAGGTTCATTACGATGCTGCCTCCACTAGCAATTATTATTTCAGGAGTGAACCCCACCTATGCTCTCGTAATGAGTCAGGTGATTCTTTCCTTTGGCATTGCTTTTGCCCTGATTCCCTTGATTATGTTTACAAGCAGGAAAAAATTAATGGGGCAGTTAGTCAATCGAAAGGGGACGACGGTAATCTCCTGGTTAATTGCCATCTTGATCATTATTTTAAATCTATTCTTACTTTATCAAACATTTTTCGGATGA
- a CDS encoding cytochrome P450 family protein codes for MSQEVQESNFKVGAYPFFKDLRKTEPVYPLSKEDGNTTWIVTQYEDVLSLLKKPSFIKDQSKLFSQQEEDETPLEVKVFQNMMLDVDPPDHRRLRKLVQPHFNPKTIRKLEPRILDIADDLINEMRKKDGPVDLIDDFAFPLPIIVISELLGVPVEDRDKFRQWSNTIVSAADNTQEDFAADINDFIHYLDILFEERQADPREDLISKLLQTREEGDLLSNDELYSMIVLLIIAGHETTVNLIGNGMLALFEHPEELDKLINDLSLTETAVEECLRYYSPVDFSTARWAEEELTLRGRTIKRGDLVLASLSSANRDEKKFDNPDEFDITRKPNSHIAFGYGIHFCLGAPLARLEGKIAFQKLLTAFPHIKLAEKRPEWRNMFLLRGLKQLLIKLNTESVTN; via the coding sequence ATGTCTCAAGAAGTCCAAGAATCGAATTTTAAAGTTGGTGCTTACCCATTTTTTAAAGACCTCCGTAAAACTGAACCTGTCTATCCTTTATCTAAGGAAGACGGAAATACGACTTGGATTGTTACCCAGTATGAAGATGTTCTGTCCCTGTTGAAAAAACCGAGCTTTATTAAAGATCAGTCCAAGTTATTCTCCCAGCAGGAGGAAGATGAAACCCCGCTGGAAGTGAAAGTGTTTCAAAATATGATGCTTGACGTTGATCCGCCAGACCATCGAAGACTAAGGAAACTTGTGCAGCCTCATTTTAATCCGAAAACCATCCGCAAGTTAGAACCACGAATCCTCGATATTGCAGATGATTTAATTAATGAAATGAGAAAAAAAGATGGCCCGGTGGATTTAATTGATGATTTTGCCTTTCCTCTGCCTATCATTGTCATTAGTGAATTACTTGGAGTTCCTGTTGAGGATAGAGATAAGTTCAGGCAATGGTCAAATACGATTGTTTCCGCCGCTGACAATACACAGGAGGATTTCGCAGCAGATATCAACGATTTCATTCATTATTTAGACATATTATTTGAAGAGAGACAAGCCGATCCGAGAGAGGACCTTATCTCTAAATTATTACAAACTCGAGAAGAAGGTGATTTGTTAAGTAATGACGAGCTTTATTCCATGATCGTACTTTTAATTATCGCCGGTCATGAAACGACAGTTAATCTTATTGGCAACGGAATGCTTGCTTTGTTTGAACATCCGGAGGAACTGGATAAATTAATTAATGACTTATCACTGACAGAAACGGCTGTTGAAGAATGCCTTCGTTACTACAGCCCCGTTGACTTCTCTACGGCCCGCTGGGCGGAAGAAGAGTTAACTTTACGGGGCCGAACTATTAAACGCGGCGACCTTGTCTTAGCCTCTCTTTCATCGGCGAATCGAGACGAGAAGAAATTTGATAATCCTGATGAATTTGATATTACGAGAAAGCCTAATTCTCACATTGCCTTTGGTTATGGTATTCATTTTTGCCTGGGAGCTCCGCTCGCTCGTCTGGAAGGTAAGATTGCTTTCCAAAAACTGCTTACCGCTTTTCCCCATATTAAATTAGCTGAAAAGCGGCCTGAATGGAGAAATATGTTCCTGTTAAGAGGACTGAAACAACTCTTAATCAAACTTAACACCGAAAGTGTTACTAACTAA
- the glnA gene encoding type I glutamate--ammonia ligase, whose translation MGYSKEQIKQEVQERNVEFILLEFTDMLGDTKNVELPIDELDMVLNNEAMFDSSSISGFTAIQESDMYLVPDLDTFLVLPAIVDEDQAARFICDIYKPDGTPFEGDPRYILKRAMQEASDMGYTVNVGPEPEFFLFKLNADGYPARQMNDHGGYFDSSPMDKGDKVRRDIVRTLKKYGFEMEASHHEVAKGQHEINFRFDNMLKTADNIQTFKNVVKDIATNHEYHATFMPKPFSGENGSGMHCHLSLFKDGDSAFYDEDAEDGVSITMKQFIAGILHHASGIAAITNPNVNSYKRLVPGYEAPVSVAWSHSNRSCMVRVPTTRGKGTRFEVRNPDPTANPYLTLAVLIQAGLEGIRNELDAGKDETRNLYEVTDDSVPTLPTNLKEAVKALKKDTVLMNALGDHTSQAYIEHKEEEWTQYSLQVSSWEIDQYMNK comes from the coding sequence ATGGGCTATTCGAAGGAGCAAATCAAACAAGAGGTTCAAGAAAGAAATGTAGAATTCATTTTACTAGAATTCACAGATATGCTTGGGGACACAAAAAACGTGGAACTACCTATCGATGAATTAGATATGGTACTCAATAACGAAGCAATGTTTGACAGCTCTTCTATATCAGGATTCACAGCCATTCAGGAAAGTGACATGTATTTAGTACCAGACTTGGATACATTTTTAGTCCTTCCTGCAATTGTAGATGAAGATCAAGCAGCTCGCTTTATTTGTGATATTTATAAACCGGACGGAACTCCTTTTGAAGGGGACCCTCGTTATATATTGAAAAGAGCGATGCAAGAAGCTTCTGATATGGGTTACACTGTAAACGTTGGTCCAGAACCAGAATTTTTCTTGTTTAAGTTAAATGCAGACGGCTATCCTGCGCGGCAAATGAACGACCACGGGGGATATTTTGATTCTTCTCCAATGGATAAAGGAGATAAAGTGCGCCGGGATATCGTTCGCACCCTGAAGAAGTACGGCTTTGAAATGGAAGCTTCACACCACGAAGTTGCCAAAGGGCAGCATGAAATTAATTTCCGTTTTGACAATATGTTAAAAACCGCTGATAACATTCAAACGTTTAAAAACGTCGTTAAAGACATTGCAACTAATCATGAGTATCATGCCACTTTTATGCCAAAACCATTTTCCGGAGAGAACGGTTCTGGAATGCACTGCCACTTATCTCTTTTTAAAGACGGAGACAGCGCCTTTTATGATGAAGATGCAGAAGATGGCGTATCGATAACCATGAAGCAGTTCATCGCTGGAATTCTTCACCACGCTAGTGGTATTGCAGCTATTACTAACCCTAACGTTAATTCTTATAAGCGTCTTGTACCTGGTTATGAAGCACCAGTAAGTGTGGCATGGTCCCACTCAAACCGCAGCTGTATGGTCCGCGTACCAACCACCCGCGGGAAGGGAACACGCTTTGAGGTCCGCAATCCTGACCCAACCGCTAACCCATACCTTACACTTGCTGTATTAATTCAGGCTGGACTTGAAGGTATCCGCAATGAACTCGATGCAGGGAAAGATGAAACTCGTAATTTATACGAGGTTACCGATGACAGCGTACCTACCCTGCCAACGAACTTAAAAGAAGCAGTCAAAGCTTTGAAGAAGGATACCGTTCTTATGAATGCACTCGGTGATCATACTTCCCAGGCTTATATTGAACATAAAGAAGAAGAATGGACGCAATATTCTCTTCAAGTCAGCTCATGGGAAATCGACCAATATATGAATAAGTAA
- a CDS encoding phospholipase, with the protein MNDESRRGLFPGFCVFPGYKYCGPGCSGPGEPVNAVDAACKEHDECYRQYGPSCYCDQQFLRQLDLLRNPYTEEGRHAQIIYRYMRLQSFFTCGF; encoded by the coding sequence GTGAACGACGAAAGCCGACGAGGTTTATTCCCGGGATTCTGTGTCTTTCCAGGATATAAGTATTGTGGACCTGGGTGCAGCGGTCCGGGAGAACCAGTCAATGCCGTAGATGCTGCCTGTAAAGAACATGATGAGTGTTACCGCCAATACGGCCCATCCTGTTATTGCGATCAGCAATTCTTAAGACAACTGGATTTGTTGCGCAATCCATACACGGAAGAAGGCAGGCATGCCCAAATCATTTATAGATATATGAGACTGCAATCGTTTTTTACTTGCGGTTTTTAA
- a CDS encoding S1C family serine protease, whose protein sequence is MNRSWIVSLVLTIFILGAGVAGSLYFMHTVPDKLAAEAVLDEPTEDGKGEEKVPKTKDIIFQSQKKVVQIKLDDGTIGSGFLYNKKGDIITNAHVVANHKKVTVITVDSKKLTGNVIGTSPDTDVAVVRVPGLKGKDPLPLQTEEKAELLDQVLALGSPLGLQNTVTSGEVSGLNRSFNLKPFKYENVYQISAPISPGNSGGPLIEEKTGEVIGINSAKLGKENIGFSIPIVEVLSLVKNWSETPMKSLPQFPELASGTSDQPEASSPAEEATYLVQYFYTSINQGDFVTAYSLIGSEWQSTKSYEEFRAGYNNTLSVSIDNIIADPKDDHVEVTAFITAEETKQGEVNTKKYKVKYPVGNENNQMKILLGKGEALN, encoded by the coding sequence GTGAACCGTTCGTGGATCGTCAGCCTTGTTCTGACTATTTTCATTCTAGGGGCAGGTGTTGCAGGCAGTTTATATTTCATGCACACTGTTCCAGATAAACTGGCTGCCGAAGCGGTTTTAGATGAACCAACGGAAGACGGAAAGGGCGAGGAAAAGGTTCCCAAAACAAAGGATATTATTTTTCAGTCCCAAAAGAAGGTTGTGCAGATCAAATTAGATGATGGAACGATAGGTTCTGGTTTTCTGTATAACAAAAAAGGTGACATCATTACGAATGCCCATGTGGTGGCCAATCATAAAAAAGTGACGGTCATTACAGTAGATTCCAAGAAACTAACCGGAAATGTCATTGGAACCAGCCCTGACACAGATGTGGCTGTTGTTCGAGTGCCAGGGTTGAAGGGAAAGGATCCTCTTCCGTTGCAAACGGAGGAAAAGGCTGAACTTCTCGACCAAGTATTGGCGCTTGGAAGCCCTTTAGGCTTACAGAATACAGTCACTAGCGGAGAGGTCAGTGGATTAAACCGCAGCTTTAATTTGAAGCCGTTCAAGTATGAGAATGTCTATCAGATTTCTGCTCCAATTTCGCCAGGAAACAGTGGCGGGCCGCTTATTGAAGAAAAAACAGGGGAAGTCATCGGTATAAACTCAGCTAAATTAGGCAAAGAGAATATTGGTTTCAGTATTCCCATTGTGGAAGTGTTATCGTTAGTCAAAAACTGGTCAGAAACTCCGATGAAATCACTGCCGCAGTTTCCTGAGCTGGCTTCAGGAACATCGGATCAGCCGGAAGCCTCTTCCCCCGCAGAAGAAGCTACTTATCTTGTGCAATACTTTTATACGAGTATAAACCAGGGAGATTTTGTCACCGCCTACTCCTTAATTGGAAGTGAATGGCAGAGTACGAAGAGTTATGAAGAATTCAGGGCTGGTTATAACAATACATTGTCCGTGAGTATTGATAACATCATTGCGGACCCTAAAGACGACCATGTCGAAGTCACTGCATTTATTACGGCTGAGGAAACGAAACAAGGGGAAGTCAATACAAAAAAATATAAAGTTAAGTATCCTGTCGGTAATGAAAATAATCAAATGAAAATTCTTTTAGGTAAAGGGGAAGCACTTAACTAA
- a CDS encoding zinc ribbon domain-containing protein → MNNCNNCGNPVEDTSRFCSNCGASLVDEPLDYINKPKKIWTYLLPFLALLLSIAAVSYTYYHELHVNEKVLASKQQADELALNGKYEQSEALMAEVVEKRPEHEALQQELSSIRSAMAMNNDLDLVKGYIKDNRLQDAKESLATIQNQVVNQKSRLLGTLSPRINDLDSRITVKEISNELNQLHTIDELAAKLDKLSGLNLEEAGKVRQKISTKIVAIATDKAEKAIDDKQFTEAVNVVDRSLQYVANHEKLVKLKERVIKEKSAFEQAQEERIERAMQQAAEEDLKNKNDAIKILNVKLSKNKDHQVKLNGEVESVATKIVSSVKISYDLLNKKEKVVKSGSTQIYPMYLNPRDKGEFEKDIYGVDGDLSVKITNVEWYVE, encoded by the coding sequence GTGAACAATTGTAACAACTGCGGGAACCCGGTGGAAGATACTTCTCGTTTTTGCTCCAACTGTGGTGCCAGTTTAGTAGATGAACCGTTGGATTACATAAATAAACCAAAAAAAATTTGGACCTATCTGCTTCCCTTCTTAGCTCTTCTCCTCTCCATTGCGGCAGTATCTTATACCTATTATCATGAACTTCATGTCAATGAAAAAGTACTTGCATCTAAGCAGCAGGCTGATGAACTTGCCCTTAATGGCAAATATGAGCAATCTGAAGCGCTGATGGCTGAAGTTGTTGAAAAACGCCCGGAACATGAAGCTTTGCAGCAGGAACTCAGCAGCATACGTTCAGCGATGGCTATGAATAACGATCTTGACCTAGTTAAAGGGTATATTAAAGATAATCGTCTGCAGGATGCAAAAGAGAGCCTGGCAACTATTCAGAATCAAGTAGTCAATCAAAAAAGCCGGTTGTTAGGTACATTGAGTCCTAGAATCAATGATTTGGATTCTAGAATTACTGTAAAAGAAATAAGTAATGAATTAAACCAGTTACATACAATAGATGAATTAGCTGCAAAATTAGATAAACTTTCGGGATTAAACCTGGAAGAAGCAGGGAAAGTCCGTCAGAAAATTTCAACAAAGATAGTCGCGATTGCGACAGACAAAGCTGAAAAGGCGATCGATGACAAGCAGTTTACTGAAGCTGTGAATGTAGTGGATCGGAGTCTGCAATACGTGGCTAATCATGAAAAGCTTGTAAAGCTGAAGGAAAGAGTAATAAAAGAAAAGAGTGCCTTCGAGCAGGCCCAGGAAGAACGTATAGAGCGTGCGATGCAGCAGGCAGCAGAGGAAGACTTGAAAAATAAAAATGACGCCATAAAAATTCTAAATGTAAAGCTTTCCAAGAACAAAGACCACCAAGTAAAGCTTAACGGTGAAGTGGAAAGCGTTGCTACGAAAATCGTAAGCTCGGTGAAAATCAGTTACGATCTCTTGAATAAGAAGGAAAAAGTCGTAAAGTCAGGGTCCACTCAAATCTATCCTATGTATTTAAATCCTAGAGATAAAGGGGAGTTTGAAAAGGACATCTATGGTGTAGATGGCGACTTATCTGTGAAAATTACCAATGTAGAATGGTATGTAGAATAG
- a CDS encoding 3D domain-containing protein produces MKKSSILFFTLLFYIAGVFGHGSQQNSTVSAVELAESDQTPIAIQKMDVKSLKLAKRKEEHKRFEEKKKKAAKKTENNNEVKRTVNVEATAYTAFCEGCSGTTYTGINLRKNPKQKVIAVDPDVIPLGSKVRVPGYGVAIAGDIGSDIQGHRIDCFIPKHGNAMKFGRRQVKVEILES; encoded by the coding sequence ATGAAGAAATCATCTATTTTATTTTTCACTCTCCTATTTTATATAGCCGGCGTCTTCGGTCATGGTTCTCAGCAAAACTCTACAGTATCAGCTGTTGAACTGGCAGAAAGCGACCAGACGCCTATTGCCATACAAAAAATGGACGTCAAATCTTTGAAACTTGCTAAAAGAAAAGAAGAACACAAGCGGTTTGAAGAAAAGAAGAAAAAAGCAGCTAAGAAAACTGAGAATAACAACGAAGTCAAACGCACGGTAAATGTAGAGGCTACTGCTTATACCGCTTTTTGTGAAGGATGCAGCGGGACAACTTATACAGGAATTAATCTACGGAAAAATCCAAAGCAGAAGGTTATTGCTGTGGACCCAGATGTGATCCCTCTCGGCTCTAAGGTGCGCGTTCCTGGTTACGGAGTGGCGATAGCAGGAGATATTGGATCAGATATTCAAGGTCACCGCATCGACTGCTTCATTCCGAAGCACGGCAATGCCATGAAATTTGGACGAAGACAAGTAAAAGTAGAAATTTTAGAATCTTAA
- a CDS encoding secondary thiamine-phosphate synthase enzyme YjbQ has product MMKTFELRTDHHDQMVDVTSEVEGWIKEQGVKDGIVVVTSMHTTAGLTVNENADPDVKTDMLRRFSEIYPWADQKDLHGEGNTAAHMKTSTVGHAQTLIIEKGSLVLGTWQGLYFCEFDGPRNRKYKAKIIQ; this is encoded by the coding sequence ATGATGAAAACTTTTGAATTAAGAACCGATCATCATGACCAAATGGTAGATGTAACCTCTGAAGTCGAAGGGTGGATTAAAGAACAAGGGGTGAAGGATGGTATTGTCGTTGTGACTTCTATGCATACCACAGCCGGTCTTACCGTAAATGAAAATGCTGATCCGGATGTTAAAACAGATATGCTGCGCAGGTTTTCAGAGATCTATCCGTGGGCAGATCAGAAAGACTTACACGGGGAAGGCAATACAGCTGCCCATATGAAGACGAGTACAGTCGGTCATGCTCAGACACTCATTATTGAAAAGGGCAGTTTAGTCCTTGGTACGTGGCAGGGACTGTATTTTTGTGAATTTGATGGACCGAGAAATCGTAAGTATAAAGCGAAAATTATTCAATAA
- the dapF gene encoding diaminopimelate epimerase has protein sequence MNIEIIKCHGSGNDFILIDEMKHHYSFTEEERKKLSLVLPNRMNGIGSDGILFVLPSDKAAARMRMFNSDGTEAEMCGNGLRCVARHIIEKTGSSPVKIETDKAVLQVAQVEEIYPGIDTFSVAIEPVSFNVDTLPMDFENSTAVDVSIPELSEEMTFTALSVPNPHIVAMLDSYDEKELYAIGQKANNLPQVFPNGVNVSFVKSLAKNKIFVQTYERGVGLTNACGTAMSASSLVSTILTSNDLHTPIVVMNKGGLVNCLVEKERDEYSIQLRGNGTYVYQAAIEVNIHEGTWKFTRDPVYFQKEIDTYETLKDYAASQS, from the coding sequence ATGAATATTGAAATTATTAAATGCCACGGTTCCGGCAATGATTTTATACTTATTGATGAGATGAAACATCATTATTCCTTTACAGAAGAAGAGAGGAAGAAACTTTCATTAGTTCTGCCCAACAGAATGAACGGGATTGGATCTGATGGAATTTTATTTGTACTTCCCAGTGACAAAGCTGCTGCACGTATGAGAATGTTCAACTCTGATGGCACGGAGGCAGAAATGTGCGGAAATGGTCTCCGTTGTGTAGCGCGCCATATCATTGAAAAGACGGGGAGCTCACCTGTCAAAATTGAAACCGATAAAGCGGTACTTCAAGTTGCACAAGTAGAGGAGATTTATCCAGGTATCGATACGTTTTCAGTAGCCATTGAGCCAGTCTCCTTCAACGTAGATACTTTGCCAATGGATTTTGAAAATTCTACCGCTGTAGACGTAAGCATTCCTGAGCTATCGGAAGAAATGACATTTACAGCACTAAGCGTACCTAATCCTCACATTGTGGCCATGTTGGATAGTTATGATGAAAAAGAACTTTATGCAATCGGACAAAAAGCGAATAACCTGCCTCAAGTATTTCCGAACGGAGTAAACGTAAGCTTTGTTAAAAGCCTGGCAAAGAACAAAATATTTGTCCAGACTTATGAACGGGGAGTAGGTTTAACTAATGCTTGTGGTACAGCTATGTCTGCTTCTTCCTTAGTTTCTACGATTCTTACTTCTAATGATCTTCATACACCGATTGTAGTGATGAATAAAGGTGGCTTAGTCAACTGCCTGGTGGAAAAGGAACGTGATGAATACTCCATTCAATTAAGAGGGAATGGTACGTATGTTTATCAAGCAGCGATTGAGGTAAATATTCATGAAGGAACTTGGAAATTTACGAGGGATCCAGTGTATTTTCAAAAAGAAATCGATACCTACGAAACGCTCAAAGATTATGCAGCTTCACAAAGCTAA
- a CDS encoding ABC transporter substrate-binding protein, whose amino-acid sequence MKKSFLWLTIIVLTVLAACSSSNNEESSENNNEGDNSERSVKIEDALGEQTIKGTPKKVVVLEWTYAEDLQALGMEPVGVAGLDSYGDWVDVGIPFSDKVEDVGTRAEPNLEAISRMDPDLIIGVKFRHEGIADQLKEIAPTIMFEPYSEESAKDQYKNMLDEFNTVAKAVDKEDKAKEVVSHMEKTFEDQKQRLADAGHKDVNYVITQAFTSQNTPTLRLFTDNSIVSHVMNKMGMQNAYESDKLETYGYTSTTVETLQNYQDSSFFYIVQDNDNIFNNQLKGNPVWEDLDFVKEGRTYKMPGDTWTFGGPLSAEVLSKQVADAMLKEDQ is encoded by the coding sequence ATGAAGAAATCGTTCTTGTGGCTTACAATTATCGTTCTAACTGTTCTTGCGGCTTGCAGCAGTTCGAATAATGAGGAAAGTTCGGAGAATAACAATGAAGGAGACAATTCTGAGCGCTCCGTAAAAATTGAGGATGCTCTTGGGGAGCAAACGATTAAAGGTACGCCGAAGAAGGTTGTTGTTTTAGAATGGACCTATGCCGAGGATCTGCAGGCGCTGGGCATGGAACCAGTTGGCGTTGCAGGGTTGGATTCTTATGGAGATTGGGTAGATGTCGGCATTCCTTTCAGTGATAAAGTTGAGGATGTTGGAACACGTGCGGAACCCAACCTTGAAGCAATTTCCCGCATGGATCCAGATTTGATCATCGGGGTAAAATTCAGGCACGAAGGAATTGCGGATCAGTTGAAAGAAATTGCTCCGACTATTATGTTTGAGCCTTACTCTGAAGAAAGCGCCAAAGACCAGTATAAGAATATGCTGGATGAATTTAATACAGTGGCAAAAGCTGTAGATAAGGAAGATAAAGCAAAAGAAGTCGTCTCTCATATGGAAAAAACCTTCGAGGATCAGAAGCAAAGGTTGGCGGACGCTGGGCATAAGGATGTCAATTATGTGATTACCCAGGCCTTTACTTCCCAAAATACGCCGACACTTCGATTGTTTACTGATAATTCGATTGTATCTCATGTTATGAATAAGATGGGGATGCAGAATGCTTATGAGTCTGATAAACTGGAAACCTACGGATATACTTCTACTACCGTAGAAACTTTGCAAAACTATCAGGATTCTTCATTTTTCTATATCGTGCAGGATAATGACAATATATTCAATAATCAGTTAAAAGGAAATCCAGTTTGGGAAGACTTGGATTTTGTTAAAGAAGGACGCACCTATAAAATGCCTGGCGATACATGGACATTTGGCGGGCCGCTGTCTGCAGAAGTGTTATCCAAGCAGGTTGCAGATGCCATGCTGAAAGAAGATCAATAA